From the Aquirufa lenticrescens genome, the window ACTGTTCAGTTTGTATAAAGTAGTGGTGCTGAAAGGGCCTAAGTTTCGTTCAGAAGCGATGGCGACTTATGTGAAAAAACGGAAGATCGAAGCTACGCGTGGTAATATCTATTCGGATGATGGAAGTTTGCTTTCTACCACTTTACCTAAATACCGCTTAGGGATGGATCCCTCTGTTTTAACGGGGAATGCGAAGGCAGATGAATTCTATAAACAACATATTGATGGCTTAGCGGCGGCGTTATCTAACTTCTTTAAGGATCGCACGGCGGAAGAATACAAGGAGAAGATTGCGGCAGCCAGACGCAGTGGTCGGACCTATTTGCTATTGAATAATCGCTTGTTAGACTTCCAAGAAAAGAAAAAAGTATTGAGTTTCCCTTTGTTTAAGGATGCTAAAACGTCGAATCAATCGGGAGTCGTTTTTGATAAGATTAATGTGCGTTATGCACCTTTTGGCCAAATGGCTTATCGTACTGTGGGGTATTTGAAGGATCTACGAGATAAGGGACGTGTGGGTATTGAGAATAGTTTTGATAAAGAGTTGCGCGGAGAGTTTGGAGAGGGGATGTATGAGAAAATGGATAATAATACCTGGCGTCCGGAGCCGGGCGATGAGCCTAAGTTACCGGTAGCAGGGGTGGATTTGCACTCGACTTTGGACATTAATATTCAAGAGATTGTGGAATCTGCTCTACTAAATGGGATGAAAATCTTTAAAGGTAATTATGCGGTGGCGATTGTAATGGAGACCAAAACGGGTAAAATTAAAGCCTTGTCGAACATTGCGGCTAATCCACTTTCGCCCACAGGCTATTCAGAAACCTATAATTACGCTTTACTAGAGGCGCGTGATCCAGGTTCCGTTTTTAAATTGCCTTCGATTATGGCGGTGTTGGAAGAGAAAAACTATCCATTGACGAAGATGGTCAATACCGGTGACGGTAAGTTTCGTCTTTACAATGGCGTGATGTCAGATTCTCATCCACTAGGGACCATATCTTTAGAGCAAGTGATTGAAAGCTCTTCCAATGTGGGAACGATGAAATTAGTTCAGGAGGCTTTTGGGACAACGAATAACGAGAAGTTTTACAATTATTTGAAGAAATACCATTTAATTGAATCGCTCGATTTTCAATTAAAACCGAGTAGAAAACCGGTCTTCCCGGTGCCTTCTAAATGGGATGGATTACAATTATTATGGTCGTCTGTAGGATATTCGACGCAGTATACGCCTTTGCAAATTTTGGCTTTCTACAACGCTATCGCGAATAATGGTTACTGGATACAGCCCATTATTGTAAGTAAGGCAACGCGTGGGGATGAAGTGGTGACGGATTATATGGCTTCACAGGTGCGTGATTCGAAGCCATTGTGCTCACCAGAGACTTTACAGAAACTGAAAATTATGTTAGAGGGGGTAGTGACCAAAGGAACCGCGAATAACATCAAAGGTTCTGTCTATGGTATTGCCGGCAAAACGGGTACAGCCCAACGTACCGTAACGGGGGCTAAAGGCTACCGTAAGGGAAATTATTACACGACTTTTGCGGGTTATTTCCCTGTCAAAAATCCAAAATACACCATGATTATTGCGGTTGATGAACCGAAAGGTAGCGCTGAAGGCACCTATGCCCGTCAGGTTACCGCTCCGGTGTTTAAAGAAATTTCGGATCGCATCTATTTGCGCGATATGAAATTACAGCAAACGCTGCGTGGTTATTTACCTGATTCATTGAATAAAAACAAGTTAGCACATACTATTCACCCAGCAGATCAAAATA encodes:
- a CDS encoding penicillin-binding protein; this encodes MAKEKRPNIRGLITRRFYTFFIIILAVFLYLLFSLYKVVVLKGPKFRSEAMATYVKKRKIEATRGNIYSDDGSLLSTTLPKYRLGMDPSVLTGNAKADEFYKQHIDGLAAALSNFFKDRTAEEYKEKIAAARRSGRTYLLLNNRLLDFQEKKKVLSFPLFKDAKTSNQSGVVFDKINVRYAPFGQMAYRTVGYLKDLRDKGRVGIENSFDKELRGEFGEGMYEKMDNNTWRPEPGDEPKLPVAGVDLHSTLDINIQEIVESALLNGMKIFKGNYAVAIVMETKTGKIKALSNIAANPLSPTGYSETYNYALLEARDPGSVFKLPSIMAVLEEKNYPLTKMVNTGDGKFRLYNGVMSDSHPLGTISLEQVIESSSNVGTMKLVQEAFGTTNNEKFYNYLKKYHLIESLDFQLKPSRKPVFPVPSKWDGLQLLWSSVGYSTQYTPLQILAFYNAIANNGYWIQPIIVSKATRGDEVVTDYMASQVRDSKPLCSPETLQKLKIMLEGVVTKGTANNIKGSVYGIAGKTGTAQRTVTGAKGYRKGNYYTTFAGYFPVKNPKYTMIIAVDEPKGSAEGTYARQVTAPVFKEISDRIYLRDMKLQQTLRGYLPDSLNKNKLAHTIHPADQNILFSHLGLPKVEENGQWLNFNLEKKTVRNQAITMAPKTVPNVVGMNLRDALFALENKGLKVRANGFGTVTNQSIPAGSAAAKNSLVFIQLH